The following are from one region of the Acidimicrobiales bacterium genome:
- a CDS encoding tyrosine-type recombinase/integrase, protein AGLPEWARPHDLRHFYASLLIRSGASVKVVQARLGHSSARTTLDTYAHLWPDEEDRTRAAVDELLQPPADLPRTKTGA, encoded by the coding sequence GCAGGACTACCCGAATGGGCCAGGCCCCACGACCTGCGCCACTTCTACGCCTCTCTGCTGATCCGCTCGGGAGCCAGCGTCAAGGTCGTGCAGGCTCGCCTGGGGCACTCCTCGGCCCGCACGACCCTGGACACCTACGCCCACCTCTGGCCCGACGAGGAGGACCGCACGCGGGCCGCCGTCGACGAACTGCTCCAACCTCCCGCGGACTTGCCGCGGACCAAGACAGGAGCCTGA